The following proteins come from a genomic window of Leptospira barantonii:
- a CDS encoding BatD family protein has protein sequence MVKHILVLSFLVCTFPIFAEETKFYVTRNMFHLGEESYAVFEMDIGAKFSIPQNSVSNGDVTVFYAGSEENTTIINFQVFRKRLLKFRIKAIRQGVFSLPPVSIEVNGKKFVPGPLQIQVLARSQTAKSRGGSFFDRFFQFEGEDLPETADLKVIFQTSKKEAWIGEPIIGYFTLYYRDVRKPYFDRNPADSIQFPYFRSEILTGVAVKIPDQVLYEGNIYDIAVYNKEIYSLIPLRAGEYHLGKTTFSLEGQLQSYFNAKTISTTPNKIQVKELPKFAGNFSGAVGKFKARARIKNDPSSIEADDTLYVSVTIEGEGNLSSVKEPLPVCADEKNCSSGITLYDTARTWKFTELENSGYGFYSTARFEYGFRMRSIGVWKDERRDFVFFDPDAGSYKTVSFEIPSVNVLPPTRNKKRSQENNSIRPISEEWNIQVLLISSAGLLFFFVGILTWLRLRKPDAELGAILSIPILFPIWGILILKELDLRVGTKRGLVLRQSLLAKGVSEADVSFLVQVSKGESGFAELAVRLNFQDRKHLINAANRLLKNRKEEDL, from the coding sequence TTGGTGAAGCACATTTTGGTTTTATCCTTTTTGGTTTGTACGTTTCCGATTTTTGCCGAGGAAACAAAATTCTACGTTACGCGAAACATGTTTCATCTCGGAGAAGAATCGTATGCGGTTTTCGAGATGGACATCGGAGCCAAATTCTCCATTCCTCAAAATTCCGTTTCCAACGGGGACGTAACCGTTTTTTACGCGGGTTCGGAAGAGAACACCACGATCATCAACTTTCAAGTTTTTAGAAAACGTCTTTTAAAATTCAGAATCAAGGCGATACGACAAGGAGTGTTTTCGCTTCCTCCGGTCAGCATAGAAGTGAACGGAAAAAAATTCGTTCCCGGTCCTTTGCAGATTCAGGTTCTTGCAAGATCACAAACCGCGAAGAGTAGGGGAGGTTCCTTCTTCGATCGATTCTTTCAGTTTGAAGGAGAGGATCTTCCCGAAACCGCGGACTTAAAAGTGATCTTTCAAACGAGTAAGAAGGAAGCTTGGATCGGCGAACCCATCATCGGTTACTTTACGTTGTATTACAGGGACGTTCGTAAACCGTACTTCGATCGAAATCCCGCGGACTCGATTCAGTTTCCGTATTTTAGAAGCGAGATTCTTACGGGAGTCGCCGTGAAAATTCCCGATCAGGTTTTATACGAAGGAAACATCTACGATATCGCAGTGTATAACAAGGAAATTTATTCTTTAATACCGCTTCGCGCGGGAGAATATCATCTCGGTAAAACTACGTTTTCACTCGAAGGTCAACTTCAATCCTACTTTAACGCGAAAACGATTTCCACAACTCCGAATAAGATTCAGGTAAAGGAACTTCCTAAATTCGCGGGAAACTTCAGCGGCGCGGTCGGAAAGTTTAAGGCGAGGGCCAGAATCAAAAACGATCCGAGTTCGATCGAAGCGGACGATACCTTGTATGTGAGCGTGACGATAGAGGGGGAAGGAAATCTTTCTTCGGTGAAGGAACCGCTTCCGGTTTGTGCCGATGAAAAGAATTGTTCCTCCGGAATCACGTTGTATGACACTGCGAGGACTTGGAAATTCACGGAACTGGAGAACTCGGGTTACGGTTTTTATTCCACCGCAAGATTCGAATACGGATTTCGAATGCGTTCGATCGGAGTTTGGAAGGATGAAAGACGGGACTTCGTTTTTTTCGATCCCGACGCGGGAAGTTATAAGACCGTTTCGTTTGAAATTCCATCCGTAAACGTTCTACCTCCGACTCGAAACAAAAAACGTTCTCAGGAAAATAATTCGATCCGTCCGATTTCGGAAGAATGGAATATTCAAGTTTTATTGATTTCATCGGCGGGTTTGTTGTTCTTCTTTGTGGGGATTCTTACTTGGTTGCGTTTGAGAAAACCGGACGCCGAACTCGGCGCGATCTTATCGATTCCGATCCTATTTCCGATCTGGGGAATTCTCATTTTAAAAGAACTTGACCTGCGAGTGGGAACCAAAAGAGGCTTGGTATTAAGGCAGTCCCTGCTTGCAAAAGGGGTTTCCGAAGCCGACGTTTCCTTTTTGGTGCAAGTCTCCAAGGGAGAATCCGGTTTTGCGGAACTTGCTGTTCGGTTAAATTTTCAAGATCGAAAACATCTGATCAATGCGGCAAACCGCCTTTTGAAAAATAGAAAAGAGGAAGATCTATGA
- the htpG gene encoding molecular chaperone HtpG, which yields MSEEIKGRISVETENIFPIIKKWLYSEKDIFIRELVSNASDAITKLRKIAFSEEFEGGTDYRIDLEFDQEKRTLTIEDNGIGMSSDEVQKYINQIAFSSAEEFVKKFQGEGAKPEIIGHFGLGFYSCFMVSTKVIIETKSYKKGSTGVVWESESGTEFSLRSSDKSTRGTKITLFLDGDSGEYLDQWKLKELIRKYCDFLPVAIFVKNEQANKQTPLWSETPASVTKEKYDEFYNYLFPFSGEPLFHVHLNVDYPFRLQGILYFPKLKHELDVNQSGIKLYCNHVFVSDDANDLVPKFLTVLKGTIDIPDLPLNVSRSYLQSDPLVKKISSHIVKKIADRLNEEFKKSEEDFTKNWDEISIFVKYGMLTDDKFYDAAKDLVFFKTSNGAIVRLEDYWNKNKDKNNGKVFYANESETSSVYMDLLKSQGLEAILVDTRIDSHFVQFLESKNPDMKFQRVDSELADGVVDQENSSQIVDGDNKTESDRVRELFEKTLKRDGLEIKAEPLKAEGVPAVVLLPEQLRRLSEMNMMGGQKPMDLLKNHTLVINTRSSLVKNILSLSTGVGSSKADKLVRTVYDMALLSSKIFGEAEFSEYLKRTTETLEELSAS from the coding sequence ATGAGCGAAGAAATCAAAGGCAGAATTTCCGTCGAGACGGAGAATATTTTTCCAATCATCAAAAAATGGCTCTATTCCGAAAAAGATATCTTTATTCGAGAACTCGTATCCAACGCAAGCGACGCGATCACAAAGTTAAGAAAGATCGCATTCTCCGAAGAATTCGAAGGCGGCACCGATTATAGAATCGATCTAGAATTCGATCAGGAAAAAAGAACTCTTACGATCGAAGACAACGGAATCGGTATGAGTTCCGATGAGGTTCAGAAATACATCAATCAGATCGCGTTCTCCAGTGCGGAAGAATTCGTAAAAAAATTTCAAGGGGAAGGGGCAAAACCCGAGATCATCGGTCATTTCGGTTTGGGTTTTTATTCCTGCTTTATGGTTTCCACGAAGGTGATCATCGAAACCAAGTCGTATAAAAAAGGTTCGACCGGCGTCGTATGGGAAAGCGAATCCGGTACGGAATTCTCCTTACGTTCTTCGGACAAATCTACAAGAGGAACCAAAATCACTTTGTTCCTCGACGGAGATTCGGGAGAATATCTGGATCAGTGGAAACTGAAAGAACTGATTCGTAAATACTGCGACTTTTTACCGGTTGCGATCTTCGTAAAAAACGAACAAGCCAACAAACAAACTCCTCTTTGGTCCGAAACACCCGCGTCCGTTACCAAGGAGAAATACGATGAGTTTTACAATTATCTTTTTCCGTTTTCGGGCGAACCTCTTTTTCACGTTCACTTAAACGTGGACTATCCGTTTCGTCTCCAAGGAATATTATATTTTCCTAAACTCAAACACGAATTGGACGTAAACCAATCCGGTATCAAACTCTATTGCAATCACGTGTTCGTAAGCGACGACGCGAACGATCTGGTTCCGAAATTTCTCACCGTTCTCAAAGGAACGATCGACATTCCCGATCTTCCTCTCAACGTTTCTCGTTCTTATCTGCAAAGCGATCCTTTGGTGAAGAAGATATCCTCGCATATCGTAAAAAAAATCGCGGATCGTCTGAACGAAGAATTCAAAAAGAGCGAAGAGGACTTCACGAAAAACTGGGACGAAATTTCGATTTTCGTAAAATACGGAATGCTCACGGACGACAAGTTCTACGACGCGGCAAAAGATCTCGTGTTCTTCAAAACTTCGAACGGTGCAATCGTACGTCTCGAAGATTATTGGAATAAAAACAAGGATAAGAACAACGGCAAGGTCTTTTACGCGAACGAGTCGGAGACTTCTTCCGTATATATGGATCTTCTAAAGTCTCAAGGACTCGAAGCGATCCTCGTGGATACAAGAATCGATTCTCACTTTGTTCAGTTTCTCGAATCCAAAAATCCGGACATGAAGTTTCAGAGAGTGGATTCCGAACTCGCGGACGGAGTAGTGGATCAGGAAAATTCTTCCCAAATCGTCGACGGCGATAACAAAACCGAGTCCGATCGTGTGCGTGAACTGTTCGAGAAGACCTTAAAACGAGACGGTTTGGAAATCAAGGCGGAACCGCTCAAAGCGGAGGGTGTTCCCGCGGTCGTTCTTTTGCCCGAACAATTGAGAAGGCTCAGCGAGATGAACATGATGGGCGGTCAGAAACCTATGGATCTGCTCAAGAATCATACCCTCGTGATCAACACGAGATCGTCTCTTGTGAAGAACATTCTTTCCTTGTCGACGGGGGTAGGTTCGTCTAAGGCCGATAAGTTGGTCCGTACGGTATACGATATGGCCCTTTTATCCTCCAAGATTTTCGGGGAAGCCGAGTTTTCGGAATATCTCAAGCGGACCACGGAGACTTTAGAGGAACTGAGCGCCTCCTAA
- a CDS encoding PhoX family protein, translated as MNLSRSQFLRYLGKGAAALAIAKSGALLSSTKPGKQKLEPSVPSKKNSFPKFQPISSSESDAVILPNGYKYNTIALYGDRINPQGDTFGYNSDFNCFLPFASKKDTGLLWNNHETLGTLEYYVNGYDVLKPGPNTRTDKQIEQYLYSLGGSVIRIAKNNGEWTLSPDSKYGRRINGLTEFRLTGPAAGSPAMANTNRVFGTFANCSGGVTFWNTVLSCEENVEWVIEPCKLPHETHYGWVIEVDPFDPKSMPVKHTALGRFAHENAALVLSPSGKLVVYMGDDSKDEYVYKYVSKNTYDASAGAANSLLLEEGTLYTADFDRGIWIALDLETNETLKNAKKENGDRRFQTQADVLVYCREAAKVCGATPMDRPEDIEIHPLDGTVFIAMTNNDKHGNLFGQILRIQEKSGDHAGIEFDFEVFAAGGKGSGFASPDNMAFDSSGNLWMVTDISQKHLNRSVYKKFGNNGLFVIPTEGEDAGKAFQFGSSPTGAEFTGLWFTPDQRELFLSVQHPGENTKDYQNPTSHWPHGGNSMPRPGVVAIYLK; from the coding sequence ATGAATCTCTCCAGATCCCAATTCTTGCGATACTTAGGGAAGGGCGCGGCCGCGTTAGCGATCGCAAAGTCGGGCGCTCTTCTTAGCTCGACAAAACCGGGAAAACAAAAGTTGGAACCGTCCGTTCCTTCTAAAAAAAATTCTTTCCCGAAATTTCAACCGATCTCTTCCAGCGAAAGTGACGCGGTGATTCTTCCCAACGGTTATAAATACAACACCATCGCTCTTTACGGAGATAGAATCAATCCGCAAGGGGATACGTTCGGATATAACTCCGACTTCAATTGTTTTCTTCCTTTTGCAAGTAAGAAGGACACCGGTCTTCTTTGGAACAATCACGAAACCCTCGGAACTTTGGAATATTACGTAAACGGATACGACGTTCTCAAACCCGGACCGAACACAAGAACGGACAAACAGATCGAACAATATCTGTATTCTCTCGGCGGTTCCGTGATTCGAATCGCGAAGAACAACGGAGAATGGACCTTGTCCCCCGATTCTAAATACGGAAGAAGGATCAACGGTCTTACGGAATTTCGTCTAACGGGTCCGGCGGCGGGAAGTCCCGCGATGGCGAACACAAACCGAGTTTTCGGAACCTTCGCCAATTGTTCGGGCGGAGTCACGTTTTGGAACACCGTTCTTTCCTGCGAAGAAAACGTGGAATGGGTCATCGAACCTTGTAAACTTCCGCACGAGACTCATTACGGTTGGGTGATCGAAGTCGATCCTTTCGATCCGAAGTCCATGCCGGTAAAACACACCGCACTCGGAAGATTCGCACACGAAAACGCGGCTTTGGTTCTATCGCCTTCCGGCAAACTCGTGGTTTATATGGGAGACGATTCAAAAGACGAATACGTTTACAAATACGTTTCCAAGAATACATACGACGCTTCCGCGGGCGCGGCAAATTCCTTACTTTTGGAGGAGGGAACTCTTTACACCGCGGATTTCGATCGCGGGATTTGGATTGCTCTGGATTTAGAAACCAACGAAACATTAAAGAATGCTAAAAAAGAAAACGGTGATAGACGTTTTCAAACCCAAGCCGATGTTTTGGTTTATTGTAGGGAAGCCGCAAAAGTTTGTGGAGCGACTCCTATGGATCGTCCCGAGGATATAGAAATTCATCCTTTGGACGGAACCGTTTTTATCGCAATGACCAACAACGACAAACACGGAAATTTATTCGGACAGATTCTCCGTATCCAGGAAAAATCGGGGGATCACGCGGGAATTGAATTCGATTTCGAGGTGTTCGCCGCGGGCGGAAAGGGTTCGGGTTTCGCTTCTCCCGATAACATGGCCTTCGACTCGTCCGGCAATCTATGGATGGTCACCGATATCTCTCAGAAACACTTAAACAGATCCGTATATAAGAAATTCGGCAATAACGGTTTGTTCGTGATTCCGACGGAAGGAGAGGACGCGGGTAAGGCGTTTCAATTCGGTTCCTCGCCGACGGGAGCGGAGTTTACGGGACTTTGGTTTACTCCGGATCAAAGGGAATTGTTTCTTTCGGTTCAACATCCGGGGGAGAATACGAAGGACTATCAAAACCCGACGAGCCATTGGCCGCACGGAGGGAATTCCATGCCGAGGCCGGGAGTAGTTGCAATTTATCTAAAGTGA
- a CDS encoding STAS domain-containing protein produces the protein MSQLNIKKKETSAGVFVYSLDGRLDESSFTDFKSEIIDPPHPEVVILNLNELKYISSSGIRAIFELRNKLTNDGKKLILTEASEKVIQIFNLLGLWKPFTHLTTEAEAIEVAAK, from the coding sequence ATGAGTCAATTGAACATCAAAAAGAAAGAAACCTCGGCCGGAGTTTTTGTATATTCACTCGACGGAAGATTGGATGAAAGCAGTTTTACGGATTTCAAAAGCGAGATCATCGATCCCCCTCACCCGGAAGTCGTGATTCTCAATCTGAACGAACTCAAATACATTTCCAGCTCGGGAATCCGCGCGATCTTCGAGCTCAGAAACAAACTTACCAACGACGGTAAAAAACTGATTCTTACCGAAGCGTCCGAGAAGGTGATTCAAATCTTCAATCTTTTAGGACTTTGGAAACCGTTCACTCATTTGACCACGGAAGCCGAAGCCATCGAAGTAGCGGCCAAATAA
- a CDS encoding NAD(+)/NADH kinase — MTLERLQSAKRVLILGKRTKFELDMEEWGSLETIQRIYMIQNDSFPRIHESHLRQLENRETLKKLFPESTFIFRKDMDKHPPSDFDLVIALGGDNHFTFVAHHAVDTLVLGCNSDPPTSVGALLSFHVEDIKKALETGWENAVIEEWPLIEVKIHYPDGRKVSTLQGISEISIRNNSPDLTSRFLICHGEEMEEQKCSGLLVYTGAGSTGWVMSCENTDTSFDKQSPFFKVYCRELRKKEHTRYTLDHFTVADTFSLISEMKGGISIDSLAETIYDFPPGAKAEFSLSQKKLHVVVRKL, encoded by the coding sequence ATGACCTTGGAACGTCTACAATCGGCCAAACGGGTTTTGATCCTCGGAAAAAGAACCAAGTTCGAGTTGGATATGGAAGAATGGGGTTCTCTCGAAACGATCCAAAGAATCTATATGATTCAAAACGATTCTTTCCCGAGAATCCACGAATCCCATCTGAGACAGCTGGAAAACCGGGAAACTCTCAAAAAACTTTTTCCCGAAAGCACCTTCATTTTTAGAAAGGACATGGACAAACATCCTCCGTCCGACTTCGATCTCGTGATCGCACTCGGCGGGGACAATCATTTCACATTCGTAGCGCACCACGCCGTGGATACGTTGGTGCTCGGTTGTAATTCCGACCCGCCCACGTCGGTAGGAGCGCTTCTTTCCTTTCACGTAGAGGACATCAAAAAGGCCCTGGAAACCGGTTGGGAGAATGCGGTCATCGAAGAATGGCCGCTGATCGAAGTGAAGATCCATTATCCGGACGGGAGAAAGGTCAGCACATTACAAGGCATCAGTGAAATTTCGATTCGAAACAACAGCCCCGATTTAACGAGCCGTTTTCTGATCTGTCACGGGGAAGAAATGGAAGAACAGAAATGTTCGGGGCTTCTCGTGTATACAGGAGCGGGTTCCACGGGTTGGGTTATGTCCTGTGAGAATACGGATACAAGTTTTGACAAACAATCTCCGTTTTTTAAAGTCTATTGTAGAGAGCTTCGAAAAAAGGAACATACTCGGTATACTCTGGATCATTTTACGGTCGCAGATACTTTTAGTTTGATTTCCGAAATGAAAGGTGGAATTTCGATCGATTCGCTTGCGGAAACGATTTACGATTTTCCACCCGGCGCAAAAGCTGAATTTAGCCTCTCCCAAAAAAAATTACACGTAGTGGTTCGTAAGTTATGA